One window of Balearica regulorum gibbericeps isolate bBalReg1 chromosome 20, bBalReg1.pri, whole genome shotgun sequence genomic DNA carries:
- the FKBP15 gene encoding FK506-binding protein 15 isoform X2 produces the protein MFGAAAAAEEDDADFLSPASGARLASLFGLDQTVSSHGNEFFQYTAPKQPKKGQMAAAGQAAQKAPVAPAASGAPSVFVATAVHAYRYTNGQYLKQGKYGAAVVGNHATKEYRILLYVSQQQQIATARIHPGFILTVQPNNYSTFYDDQRQNWSIMFESEKAAMDFSKQVCIAKCNSSPVLDSVLCQDLLLGEGQGVEGGDSLEIAYTGWLFQNNGLGQVFDSNINKDKLLRLRLGSGKVIKGWEEGMMGMKKGGRRYLIIPPAWAYGAQGVAGRVPPDSTLVFEVEVRRVKLVKECSGSDGQSVSSRDSPAPSPVPNSDGFSADTGLLPPSTIPPKPGEPAVRAKSNSISEQLADPNTLRGTAQPMASSSVRPSQPAHAVLPTVSAQVPQASGSAPSVSSAALIPATIQPHSSLPGGAQGFQAYPGMAFAYTQTAASASQLQPVGQMYPTPYQAPGDVTSFLMTEARQHNTEIRMAVSKVVDKMDHLAAKVEELKKQTTGNSSLLPGISSVTMEASMIMSNIQRIIQENERLKQEIFEKSSRIEEQNEKISELIERNQRCVEQSNLLMEQRNHSLQTTTENTQARVLHAEQEKAKVAEELAAATAQVSQLQLELTAHQKKEMDLRKQLSAALQEAERHETQLNKLQAQLAELQEASEDTQTRFKAEKQSRKQLDMKITALEEELTDLRVEKETLERNLAERKKKSLSERAQAEEEMEEIRRSYQQELDKLRQLLKKARTSTDQAAAEQLSLIQAELESQWEAKCERALASAKEQHVRQYREVCEQRDSLQQQVSQLEEKLAAIKHLKKAEEQKLSEFQQRLEQLEPIKEKYSALQSDTLVLKARYEERIRDLETDQGRSSPADFTEEVKKIMNGVFQSLRGEFELEETYSGRTVLGVVMNTIKTVTLQLLNRQQERAEHNSEKEESGTGAARQEGSLGAEGDHEEPVQHSPAQGAACPAGPGEATTASTVSDQDGESAPLSARPRTPEEEQVTQSSVVLEDEKVQEEHLSSGAESCLDKGAVLAGQPVSEVDEDFVPAEQRQESSPIGKVKTKCSPSGVSLQAEVAEPSVLEAQRDMAVLPEQPAAEQKAEEPAGGLEPPPLNGEGGSCTDPSDGPSSERDPASASNRAEPSSASIRETAGQQEVGFSPGQKDSSLFEDDNFFETPSHKPLKPRVPSEEEDEEEVSMKGRPPPAPLFGDDDDDDLDWLG, from the exons ATGttcggggcggcggcggcggctgagGAGGACGACGCGGATTTCTTGTCCCCCGCCAGTGG tgcCAGATTGGCCTCTCTCTTTGGTCTGGATCAAACAGTCTCAAGCCATGGAAATGAATTTTTCCAGTACACTGCACCAAAGCAGCCTAAGAAGGGTCAAATGGCAGCTG cAGGTCAGGCTGCCCAGAAGGCTCCTGTGGCCCCAGCGGCTTCAGGAGCACCATCGGTGTTTGTGGCCACCGCAGTTCATGCGTATCGATA TACAAACGGGCAGTACCTGAAGCAAGGCAAGTATGGAGCAGCTGTAGTGGGGAACCATGCTACTAAAGAG TACAGGATCCTCCTTTACGTCAGTCAGCAGCAACAGATCGCAACTGCAAGGATCCATCCAGGCTTCATACTCACG GTTCAGCCCAACAATTACAGTACGTTCTATGATGATCAGAGACAAAACTGGTCCATCATGTTTGAGTCAGAAAAGGCAGCGATGGATTTCAGTAAGCAG GTATGCATTGCCAAATGCAACAGCTCCCCAGTGCTTGATTCGGTCCTCTGCCAGGATCTGCTTCTTGGAGAAGGGCAGGGAGTAGAAGGAGGAGACTCTCTGGAGATTGCTTATACGGGTTGGCTGTTCCAGAACAACGGGCTTGGGCAG GTGTTTGACTCAAATATTAACAAAGACAAGCTGTTGCGGCTGAGGCTGGGATCTGGAAAGGTCATCAAG GGCTGGGAAGAAGGAATGATGGGGATGAAGAAAGGAGGACGAAGATATCTCATCATTCCTCCGGCATGGGCCTACGGGGCTCAGGGAGTGGCTGGCCGTGTCCCTCCAGACTCTACTCTAGTTTTTGAGGTGGAAGTTAGGCGG GTGAAGTTGGTAAAGGAATGCTCTGGTTCGGATGGACAGAGTGTTAGTTCAAGGGATTCTCCTGCACCTTCTCCGGTACCCAATTCAGATGGCTTCTCTGCGGACACTGGTTTATTGCCTCCATCTACCATACCCCCAAAGCCTGG GGAGCCAGCCGTTCGGGCCAAGTCAAACTCCATCAGTGAACAGCTAGCA gATCCAAACACACTGAGAGGGACAGCACAACCAATGGCTTCATCTTCCGTCAGACCATCCCAGCCAGCTCATGCAGTGCTGCCCACAGTGTCCGCACAAG tACCTCAAGCATCTGGTTCTGCACCCTCAGTATCTTCTGCTGCTTTAATACCTGCAACGATCCAGCCCCATTCATCTCTTCCTGGAGGAGCACAGGGTTTTCAG GCATACCCAGGAATGGCATTTGCTTACACCCAAACTGCTGCATCTGCTTCTCAGCTCCAGCCTGTAGGCCAGATGTATCCCACACCTTACCAAG CACCCGGGGATGTTACTTCCTTTTTGATGACAGAAGCTCGGCAGCATAACACTGAAATCCGAATGGCCGTTAGCAAAGTAGTAGATAAAATGGATCATCTGGCTGCCAAG GTGGAGGAGTTGAAGAAACAAACCACTGGCAACAGCTCACTACTGCCGGGTATCTCCTCTGTTACTATGGAAGCCTCAATGATCATGAGCAATATCCAGCGCATAATCCAG GAGAATGAAAGGCTGAAGCAGGAGATATTTGAGAAGAGCAGTCGGATTGAGGAGCAGAATGAGAAGATCAGCGAGTTGATTGAGCGGAATCAGAG ATGTGTTGAGCAAAGTAACTTGCTGATGGAGCAGAGGAACCATTCACTGCaaacaacaactgaaaacacacAGGCAAGAGTGTTGCATGCAGAACAGGAGAAG GCCAAAGTGGCTGAGGAGTTGGCAGCTGCCACAGCACAGGTTTCCcaactgcagctggagctgaCTGCGcaccagaagaaagaaatggaccTGCGGAAACAGCTGTCTGCCGCTTTGCAGGAGGCAGAGCGACATGAGACACAGCTCAACAAACTGCAAGCACAGTTAGCAG AGCTCCAAGAAGCTTCTGAGGACACTCAGACCAGATTCAAAGCTGAGAAGCAGAGCCGCAAACAGCTGGACATGAAGATTACAGCACTGGAAGAAGAGCTAACGGACCTCAGAGTGGAAAAGGAGACTCTTGAAAGG AATcttgcagagaggaagaagaaatcccTCTCGGAGAGAGCtcaagcagaggaagagatggaagaaaTACGCAGATCGTATCAGCAGGAACTGGACAAGCTTCGGCAGTTGCTGAAAAAAGCACGGACTTCGACTgaccaggcagcagcagagcag CTATCGCTCatccaggcagagctggaatcCCAGTGGGAAGCCAAATGTGAACGTGCGCTGGCCTCGGCCAAGGAGCAGCATGTTAGACAGTACCGGGAGGTGTGTGAGCAGAGAGattccctgcagcagcaggtgtCCCAGCTGGAAGAGAAG CTTGCGGCTATCAAGCACTTGaaaaaagcagaggagcaaAAATTATCTGAGTTTCAGCAACGTTTGGAGCAACTAGAGCCTATCAAAGAGAAG TATTCAGCCTTGCAGTCTGATACCCTGGTGCTGAAGGCTCGCTATGAAGAACGCATACGAGACCTGGAGACGGACCAGGGCAGATCTTCACCTGCAGACTTCACAGAAGAA GTAAAGAAGATAATGAATGGTGTATTTCAATCTCTTCGGGGTGAATTTGAGCTGGAAGAGACGTACAGTGGCAGGACAGTTCTGGGTGTTGTCATGAACACTATTAAG ACTGTAACACTGCAGCTACTCAacaggcagcaggagagagcagagcATAACAGTGAAAAGGAGGAATCTGGAACAGGAGCAGCAAGACAGGAGGGATCACTTGGAGCAGAGGGAGACCATGAAGAACCTGTGCAGCATAGCCCAGCACAGGGTGCTGCGTGCCCAGCTGGTCCTGGGGAAGCAACCACGGCCTCCACAGTGTCTGACCAGGACGGCGAGTCTGCTCCTCTGTCTGCCAGGCCCAGAACTCCTGAGGAGGAGCAGGTAACACAGAGCAGTGTGGTGTTGGAAGATGAGAAGGTCCAGGAGGAGCATCTGTCTTCTGGAGCTGAATCCTGCCTGGATAAAGGGGCTGTGCTTGCAGGACAGCCTGTTTCTGAGGTGGATGAGGACTTTGTCCCAGCTGAGCAAAGGCAGGAGAGCAGTCCCATCGGGAAAGTCAAGACTAAATGCAGTCCCTCCGGAGTGTCTTTGCAAGCAGAAGTTGCAGAACCTTCTGTTCTAGAAGCCCAGCGAGATATGGCTGTGCTTCCAGAGCAGCCAGCTGCGgagcagaaggcagaggagcCTGCAGGAGGTTTAGAGCCCCCTCCCTTaaatggggagggagggagctgcaCAGACCCATCAGACGGACCTAGCTCCGAGAGGGACCCTGCTTCAGCGTCCAACAGAGCAGAGCCGAGCTCAGCTAGCATCAGAGAAACCGCAGGACAGCAGGAAGTGGGCTTCAGCCCCGGGCAAAAAGATTCCAG CCTCTTTGAGGATGACAACTTCTTTGAAACACCATCTCATAAACCACTGAAGCCTCGAGTtccctctgaggaggaggatgaagaggaagTG AGCATGAAGGGGCGTCCCCCTCCTGCTCCGCTCTTTGGTGATGACGATGATGACGATCTGGATTGGCTGGGATGA
- the FKBP15 gene encoding FK506-binding protein 15 isoform X1, translating to MFGAAAAAEEDDADFLSPASGARLASLFGLDQTVSSHGNEFFQYTAPKQPKKGQMAAAGQAAQKAPVAPAASGAPSVFVATAVHAYRYTNGQYLKQGKYGAAVVGNHATKEYRILLYVSQQQQIATARIHPGFILTVQPNNYSTFYDDQRQNWSIMFESEKAAMDFSKQVCIAKCNSSPVLDSVLCQDLLLGEGQGVEGGDSLEIAYTGWLFQNNGLGQVFDSNINKDKLLRLRLGSGKVIKGWEEGMMGMKKGGRRYLIIPPAWAYGAQGVAGRVPPDSTLVFEVEVRRVKLVKECSGSDGQSVSSRDSPAPSPVPNSDGFSADTGLLPPSTIPPKPGEPAVRAKSNSISEQLANPDVAKAKLISRMAKMGQPMLPFLAGTAGSQLDSSDSEIEDPNTLRGTAQPMASSSVRPSQPAHAVLPTVSAQVPQASGSAPSVSSAALIPATIQPHSSLPGGAQGFQAYPGMAFAYTQTAASASQLQPVGQMYPTPYQAPGDVTSFLMTEARQHNTEIRMAVSKVVDKMDHLAAKVEELKKQTTGNSSLLPGISSVTMEASMIMSNIQRIIQENERLKQEIFEKSSRIEEQNEKISELIERNQRCVEQSNLLMEQRNHSLQTTTENTQARVLHAEQEKAKVAEELAAATAQVSQLQLELTAHQKKEMDLRKQLSAALQEAERHETQLNKLQAQLAELQEASEDTQTRFKAEKQSRKQLDMKITALEEELTDLRVEKETLERNLAERKKKSLSERAQAEEEMEEIRRSYQQELDKLRQLLKKARTSTDQAAAEQLSLIQAELESQWEAKCERALASAKEQHVRQYREVCEQRDSLQQQVSQLEEKLAAIKHLKKAEEQKLSEFQQRLEQLEPIKEKYSALQSDTLVLKARYEERIRDLETDQGRSSPADFTEEVKKIMNGVFQSLRGEFELEETYSGRTVLGVVMNTIKTVTLQLLNRQQERAEHNSEKEESGTGAARQEGSLGAEGDHEEPVQHSPAQGAACPAGPGEATTASTVSDQDGESAPLSARPRTPEEEQVTQSSVVLEDEKVQEEHLSSGAESCLDKGAVLAGQPVSEVDEDFVPAEQRQESSPIGKVKTKCSPSGVSLQAEVAEPSVLEAQRDMAVLPEQPAAEQKAEEPAGGLEPPPLNGEGGSCTDPSDGPSSERDPASASNRAEPSSASIRETAGQQEVGFSPGQKDSSLFEDDNFFETPSHKPLKPRVPSEEEDEEEVSMKGRPPPAPLFGDDDDDDLDWLG from the exons ATGttcggggcggcggcggcggctgagGAGGACGACGCGGATTTCTTGTCCCCCGCCAGTGG tgcCAGATTGGCCTCTCTCTTTGGTCTGGATCAAACAGTCTCAAGCCATGGAAATGAATTTTTCCAGTACACTGCACCAAAGCAGCCTAAGAAGGGTCAAATGGCAGCTG cAGGTCAGGCTGCCCAGAAGGCTCCTGTGGCCCCAGCGGCTTCAGGAGCACCATCGGTGTTTGTGGCCACCGCAGTTCATGCGTATCGATA TACAAACGGGCAGTACCTGAAGCAAGGCAAGTATGGAGCAGCTGTAGTGGGGAACCATGCTACTAAAGAG TACAGGATCCTCCTTTACGTCAGTCAGCAGCAACAGATCGCAACTGCAAGGATCCATCCAGGCTTCATACTCACG GTTCAGCCCAACAATTACAGTACGTTCTATGATGATCAGAGACAAAACTGGTCCATCATGTTTGAGTCAGAAAAGGCAGCGATGGATTTCAGTAAGCAG GTATGCATTGCCAAATGCAACAGCTCCCCAGTGCTTGATTCGGTCCTCTGCCAGGATCTGCTTCTTGGAGAAGGGCAGGGAGTAGAAGGAGGAGACTCTCTGGAGATTGCTTATACGGGTTGGCTGTTCCAGAACAACGGGCTTGGGCAG GTGTTTGACTCAAATATTAACAAAGACAAGCTGTTGCGGCTGAGGCTGGGATCTGGAAAGGTCATCAAG GGCTGGGAAGAAGGAATGATGGGGATGAAGAAAGGAGGACGAAGATATCTCATCATTCCTCCGGCATGGGCCTACGGGGCTCAGGGAGTGGCTGGCCGTGTCCCTCCAGACTCTACTCTAGTTTTTGAGGTGGAAGTTAGGCGG GTGAAGTTGGTAAAGGAATGCTCTGGTTCGGATGGACAGAGTGTTAGTTCAAGGGATTCTCCTGCACCTTCTCCGGTACCCAATTCAGATGGCTTCTCTGCGGACACTGGTTTATTGCCTCCATCTACCATACCCCCAAAGCCTGG GGAGCCAGCCGTTCGGGCCAAGTCAAACTCCATCAGTGAACAGCTAGCA AATCCAGATGTAGCAAAGGCAAAGCTAATTTCTCGGATGGCTAAAATGGGACAGCCCATGCTGCCTTTCCTTGCCGGGACAGCAGGTAGTCAACTTGACTCCAGTGACTCGGAAATAGAG gATCCAAACACACTGAGAGGGACAGCACAACCAATGGCTTCATCTTCCGTCAGACCATCCCAGCCAGCTCATGCAGTGCTGCCCACAGTGTCCGCACAAG tACCTCAAGCATCTGGTTCTGCACCCTCAGTATCTTCTGCTGCTTTAATACCTGCAACGATCCAGCCCCATTCATCTCTTCCTGGAGGAGCACAGGGTTTTCAG GCATACCCAGGAATGGCATTTGCTTACACCCAAACTGCTGCATCTGCTTCTCAGCTCCAGCCTGTAGGCCAGATGTATCCCACACCTTACCAAG CACCCGGGGATGTTACTTCCTTTTTGATGACAGAAGCTCGGCAGCATAACACTGAAATCCGAATGGCCGTTAGCAAAGTAGTAGATAAAATGGATCATCTGGCTGCCAAG GTGGAGGAGTTGAAGAAACAAACCACTGGCAACAGCTCACTACTGCCGGGTATCTCCTCTGTTACTATGGAAGCCTCAATGATCATGAGCAATATCCAGCGCATAATCCAG GAGAATGAAAGGCTGAAGCAGGAGATATTTGAGAAGAGCAGTCGGATTGAGGAGCAGAATGAGAAGATCAGCGAGTTGATTGAGCGGAATCAGAG ATGTGTTGAGCAAAGTAACTTGCTGATGGAGCAGAGGAACCATTCACTGCaaacaacaactgaaaacacacAGGCAAGAGTGTTGCATGCAGAACAGGAGAAG GCCAAAGTGGCTGAGGAGTTGGCAGCTGCCACAGCACAGGTTTCCcaactgcagctggagctgaCTGCGcaccagaagaaagaaatggaccTGCGGAAACAGCTGTCTGCCGCTTTGCAGGAGGCAGAGCGACATGAGACACAGCTCAACAAACTGCAAGCACAGTTAGCAG AGCTCCAAGAAGCTTCTGAGGACACTCAGACCAGATTCAAAGCTGAGAAGCAGAGCCGCAAACAGCTGGACATGAAGATTACAGCACTGGAAGAAGAGCTAACGGACCTCAGAGTGGAAAAGGAGACTCTTGAAAGG AATcttgcagagaggaagaagaaatcccTCTCGGAGAGAGCtcaagcagaggaagagatggaagaaaTACGCAGATCGTATCAGCAGGAACTGGACAAGCTTCGGCAGTTGCTGAAAAAAGCACGGACTTCGACTgaccaggcagcagcagagcag CTATCGCTCatccaggcagagctggaatcCCAGTGGGAAGCCAAATGTGAACGTGCGCTGGCCTCGGCCAAGGAGCAGCATGTTAGACAGTACCGGGAGGTGTGTGAGCAGAGAGattccctgcagcagcaggtgtCCCAGCTGGAAGAGAAG CTTGCGGCTATCAAGCACTTGaaaaaagcagaggagcaaAAATTATCTGAGTTTCAGCAACGTTTGGAGCAACTAGAGCCTATCAAAGAGAAG TATTCAGCCTTGCAGTCTGATACCCTGGTGCTGAAGGCTCGCTATGAAGAACGCATACGAGACCTGGAGACGGACCAGGGCAGATCTTCACCTGCAGACTTCACAGAAGAA GTAAAGAAGATAATGAATGGTGTATTTCAATCTCTTCGGGGTGAATTTGAGCTGGAAGAGACGTACAGTGGCAGGACAGTTCTGGGTGTTGTCATGAACACTATTAAG ACTGTAACACTGCAGCTACTCAacaggcagcaggagagagcagagcATAACAGTGAAAAGGAGGAATCTGGAACAGGAGCAGCAAGACAGGAGGGATCACTTGGAGCAGAGGGAGACCATGAAGAACCTGTGCAGCATAGCCCAGCACAGGGTGCTGCGTGCCCAGCTGGTCCTGGGGAAGCAACCACGGCCTCCACAGTGTCTGACCAGGACGGCGAGTCTGCTCCTCTGTCTGCCAGGCCCAGAACTCCTGAGGAGGAGCAGGTAACACAGAGCAGTGTGGTGTTGGAAGATGAGAAGGTCCAGGAGGAGCATCTGTCTTCTGGAGCTGAATCCTGCCTGGATAAAGGGGCTGTGCTTGCAGGACAGCCTGTTTCTGAGGTGGATGAGGACTTTGTCCCAGCTGAGCAAAGGCAGGAGAGCAGTCCCATCGGGAAAGTCAAGACTAAATGCAGTCCCTCCGGAGTGTCTTTGCAAGCAGAAGTTGCAGAACCTTCTGTTCTAGAAGCCCAGCGAGATATGGCTGTGCTTCCAGAGCAGCCAGCTGCGgagcagaaggcagaggagcCTGCAGGAGGTTTAGAGCCCCCTCCCTTaaatggggagggagggagctgcaCAGACCCATCAGACGGACCTAGCTCCGAGAGGGACCCTGCTTCAGCGTCCAACAGAGCAGAGCCGAGCTCAGCTAGCATCAGAGAAACCGCAGGACAGCAGGAAGTGGGCTTCAGCCCCGGGCAAAAAGATTCCAG CCTCTTTGAGGATGACAACTTCTTTGAAACACCATCTCATAAACCACTGAAGCCTCGAGTtccctctgaggaggaggatgaagaggaagTG AGCATGAAGGGGCGTCCCCCTCCTGCTCCGCTCTTTGGTGATGACGATGATGACGATCTGGATTGGCTGGGATGA